One Aegilops tauschii subsp. strangulata cultivar AL8/78 chromosome 7, Aet v6.0, whole genome shotgun sequence genomic window carries:
- the LOC109765122 gene encoding disease resistance protein RGA2 isoform X1, whose product MLQFPIPPICKIMAESLLLPLVRGVAGKAADALVETVTRMCGLDDDRRTLERHLLAVECKLANAEEMSETNGYVKSWMKELKSVAYEADDVLDDFQYEALRRQSKIGKSTTHKVLGYITRQSPLLFRFEMSRKLKNVLEKINKLVEEMNKFGLENSVHRGKRQNPCRQTHSKLDDCTKIFGRDDDKTVVVKQLLGLQDQQKVQVLPIFGMGGLGKTTLAKMVYNEREVHEHFQLKMWHCVSVNFDIIDLVKAIAELATNGSSAMLGSIELLQKKLDEVIGQKRFLLVLDDVWNEDKRIWEDELKPLLCSVGGPGSVIVVTCRSKQVASIMCTVKPHELAFLSEEGSWELFSNRAFSNGVDEQPELVTIGRRIVNKCGGLPLALKTMGGLLSSKQKVQEWKAIEESNIGDNDGGKYEVMPILKLSYKYLSSEMKQCFAFCAVFPKDYEMEKDRLIQLWMANGFIQEEGIMDLVQKGEFIFDELVWRSFLQDKKVAIKSAIYHGDTQYKTFVCKMHDLMHDLAKNVTDECASIEELSQQKALLKGVCHMKTSKAEFERINGLCKGRKLRTLLAPSESWKDYKYNFPSKSHKDIKELQQVLASLRALNCSPSPIVICKAINGKHLRYLDLSGSDIVRLPDSICMLYNLQTLRLIDCQKLQQLAENMARLRKLTHLYLSGCGSLRSMSPNFGLLNNLHILTTFVVDTGDGLGIEQLKELQHLSNRLELLNLSKIKSGENAKEANLSQKKNISELLFSWDQERYDKPNGVEEVLQCLEPHSNIQKFEIRGYGGLQISQWMRKPQMFDSLRELAMSNCPRCKSIPVIWLSFSLEILSLYNMDNLTTLCNNLDVEGGGRITPLQIFPRLKKLCLIKLLNLEIWAENSVGESQMFKSLEELEMFDCPRCRSIPVIWFSVSLKILSLQKMDNLTTLCNNLDVKAGGCITPLQIFPRLKKMRLIRLPSLEIWAENSVGELSDNLVTFPVLEELEIKNCPKLASIPVIPIINDLSIVGVHSTAVGLVFMGIHLGSWPFLASLTLGSLEDIPMLPLEAQQSQSQMPLEKLERLYLEGPNSLVTSSGLSRSQLMVWKCFSLVEQLTIHRCSNLVRWPTEELRCLDRLRFLWIKKCDNLEGKTSSCEEETLPLSLEELLINDCHSVVTLPPNLGNLAKLRRLGLSHCIRLKALPDGMCGLISLRDLEIHGCPAVEKFPHGLLERLPALENISIFECPELGRRCREDGEYFHLLTSVPHKYIDF is encoded by the coding sequence ATGCTGCAGTTTCCTATTCCTCCAATCTGCAAGATCATGGCAGAGTCGCTGCTTCTCCCTCTAGTGCGTGGTGTGGCCGGCAAGGCTGCAGACGCACTTGTTGAGACCGTGACCCGCATGTGTGGCCTCGACGACGACCGCCGAACGCTGGAGCGCCATCTGCTAGCCGTTGAGTGCAAGCTGGCGAATGCTGAGGAGATGAGTGAGACAAACGGATATGTCAAGAGCTGGATGAAGGAGCTCAAGTCTGTCGCCTACGAGGCCGACGACGTGCTTGACGACTTCCAGTATGAGGCGCTGCGCCGCCAGTCTAAGATTGGCAAGTCCACTACCCACAAGGTACTTGGCTACATCACGCGCCAAAGCCCGTTGCTCTTCCGTTTTGAAATGAGCAGGAAACTCAAGAACGTCCTCGAGAAGATCAATAAGTTGGTTGAGGAGATGAACAAGTTTGGACTGGAGAATTCTGTCCATAGGGGGAAGCGACAAAATCCTTGCCGGCAGACACACTCAAAACTGGATGACTGTACCAAAATATTTGGAAGAGATGATGATAAGACGGTGGTGGTGAAGCAACTGCTGGGCCTGCAAGATCAGCAAAAGGTGCAGGTGTTGCCCATCTTTGGGATGGGTGGTCTTGGCAAGACGACTCTTGCTAAGATGGTGTACAATGAACGAGAGGTCCACGAACATTTTCAGTTGAAGATGTGGCACTGTGTGTCAGTAAATTTTGATATTattgaccttgtgaaagccatAGCTGAATTGGCCACAAATGGAAGTTCTGCCATGCTTGGCAGCATCGAACTATTGCAGAAGAAACTTGATGAAGTCATTGGCCAGAAAAGGTTTTTACTTGTTCTTGATGATGTATGGAATGAAGATAAGAGGATATGGGAGGATGAGTTGAAGCCACTATTGTGTTCTGTTGGTGGACCAGGAAGTGTTATAGTGGTTACATGTCGAAGTAAACAAGTGGCCTCTATAATGTGCACTGTCAAGCCACACGAGCTAGCATTTTTGAGTGAAGAAGGCTCATGGGAATTGTTTTCAAACAGAGCATTTAGCAATGGTGTAGATGAGCAACCAGAGTTAGTCACCATCGGAAGGCGTATTGTGAATAAATGTGGGGGGTTGCCTCTTGCTCTCAAGACAATGGGCGGATTGCTGAGTTCAAAGCAAAAAGTACAGGAGTGGAAGGCCATCGAAGAAAGTAACATCGGGGATAATGATGGAGGAAAATATGAGGTCATGCCCATACTGAAGTTAAGCTACAAATACCTATCATCTGAAATGAAGCAATGTTTTGCATTCTGTGCAGTCTTTCCCAAGGATTATGAGATGGAGAAGGATAGGTTGATCCAACTATGGATGGCAAATGGTTTTATTCAAGAAGAGGGAATAATGGATTTAGTACAGAAAGGAGAATTCATTTTTGATGAGTTGGTTTGGAGGTCCTTCCTCCAAGATAAGAAAGTGGCGATCAAATCTGCAATCTATCATGGTGACACACAATATAAGACATTTGTATGTAAAATGCATGACCTAATGCATGATCTAGCAAAAAATGTCACGGATGAGTGTGCAAGTATAGAAGAATTGTCTCAGCAGAAAGCATTGTTAAAAGGTGTTTGTCACATGAAAACATCAAAGGCTGAATTCGAACGAATCAATGGGTTATGCAAAGGCAGAAAACTCCGCACTTTGTTAGCTCCTTCAGAATCATGGAAGGATTATAAATATAATTTTCCGAGCAAATCACACAAGGATATTAAGGAGTTGCAACAGGTATTGGCATCACTAAGGGCATTGAATTGCTCCCCTTCTCCAATTGTCATTTGCAAGGCCATAAATGGAAAACATTTACGGTATCTTGACCTCTCTGGGTCTGACATCGTTAGGTTGCCAGATTCAATATGTATGTTGTATAACCTGCAAACACTGAGGCTGATAGATTGCCAGAAGTTGCAGCAGTTAGCAGAAAACATGGCAAGATTGAGAAAGCTCACCCATCTTTATCTTTCTGGTTGTGGTAGTCTTAGAAGTATGTCTCCAAACTTTGGTCTATTGAACAACCTTCACATATTAACGACATTTGTAGTGGATACCGGAGATGGCCTTGGCATAGAGCAGCTCAAAGAATTACAACACCTTAGCAATAGGTTGGAACTGTTGAATTTGAGCAAGATAAAGAGTGGTGAGAATGCAAAAGAAGCCAATCTTAGTCAGAAGAAAAATATAAGTGAGTTGTTGTTCTCTTGGGACCAAGAAAGGTATGATAAGCCTAATGGTGTGGAAGAAGTGCTCCAGTGTTTAGAACCTCATAGTAATATCCAAAAGTTCGAGATACGTGGATATGGTGGCCTACAAATATCACAATGGATGAGAAAGCCTCAGATGTTTGACTCCTTGAGAGAACTCGCAATGTCCAACTGTCCAAGGTGCAAGAGTATACCTGTAATATGGCTCTCATTCTCTCTAGAGATTTTGTCCTTATATAACATGGATAACCTGACAACATTATGTAATAACCTTGATGTGGAAGGTGGAGGACGCATTACCCCTCTGCAAATTTTCCCAAGGTTGAAGAAGCTGTGTTTGATAAAGTTACTAAACCTGGAGATATGGGCAGAAAATAGTGTAGGAGAGTCTCAGATGTTTAAAAGTTTGGAAGAACTCGAAATGTTCGACTGCCCAAGATGCAGGAGTATACCTGTCATATGGTTCTCGGTCTCTCTGAAAATTTTGTCCTTGCAGAAGATGGATAACCTGACCACATTATGTAATAACCTTGATGTCAAAGCCGGAGGATGCATTACCCCTCTTCAAATTTTTCCAAGGTTGAAGAAGATGAGGTTAATTAGGTTACCAAGCCTAGAAATATGGGCAGAAAATAGTGTGGGAGAGCTTAGTGATAACCTGGTAACATTCCCGGTGCTTGAAGAGCTAGAGATCAAAAATTGCCCCAAGCTTGCAAGTATTCCAGTGATCCCCATCATCAACGACTTGAGCATAGTTGGGGTTCACAGTACTGCAGTCGGCTTAGTTTTCATGGGCATCCATTTGGGCTCCTGGCCATTTCTCGCCAGCTTAACTCTTGGGTCTCTAGAAGACATACCCATGTTGCCTCTAGAAGCCCAGCAAAGTCAAAGTCAAATGCCTCTTGAAAAACTTGAGCGTTTGTATCTGGAAGGCCCCAACAGCTTGGTCACAAGCTCCGGATTGTCCAGATCACAGCTTATGGTTTGGAAGTGCTTTTCGTTGGTGGAACAGCTGACGATTCACAGATGCAGCAATCTTGTCCGCTGGCCAACAGAGGAGCTACGGTGCTTGGATCGCCTCCGCTTTCTATGGATAAAAAAATGTGACAACCTGGAGGGAAAGACTTCATCATGTGAGGAGGAAACCCTTCCACTGTCCCTGGAGGAGCTGTTGATTAACGACTGCCATAGTGTGGTGACACTGCCTCCGAACCTTGGAAATCTGGCCAAGCTGAGGAGGCTCGGTTTGAGTCACTGCATACGCCTGAAAGCGCTGCCTGATGGGATGTGTGGCCTCATTTCTCTTAGGGATTTGGAGATTCATGGCTGTCCAGCTGTGGAGAAATTCCCACACGGTCTCCTTGAGAGGTTGCCAGCCCTCGAAAACATAAGCATATTTGAATGCCCGGAGTTGGGAAGACGATGCAGAGAAGATGGGGAGTATTTCCACTTGCTCACCTCTGTCCCACATAAATACATTGATTTTTGA
- the LOC109765122 gene encoding disease resistance protein RGA2 isoform X2 — protein sequence MAESLLLPLVRGVAGKAADALVETVTRMCGLDDDRRTLERHLLAVECKLANAEEMSETNGYVKSWMKELKSVAYEADDVLDDFQYEALRRQSKIGKSTTHKVLGYITRQSPLLFRFEMSRKLKNVLEKINKLVEEMNKFGLENSVHRGKRQNPCRQTHSKLDDCTKIFGRDDDKTVVVKQLLGLQDQQKVQVLPIFGMGGLGKTTLAKMVYNEREVHEHFQLKMWHCVSVNFDIIDLVKAIAELATNGSSAMLGSIELLQKKLDEVIGQKRFLLVLDDVWNEDKRIWEDELKPLLCSVGGPGSVIVVTCRSKQVASIMCTVKPHELAFLSEEGSWELFSNRAFSNGVDEQPELVTIGRRIVNKCGGLPLALKTMGGLLSSKQKVQEWKAIEESNIGDNDGGKYEVMPILKLSYKYLSSEMKQCFAFCAVFPKDYEMEKDRLIQLWMANGFIQEEGIMDLVQKGEFIFDELVWRSFLQDKKVAIKSAIYHGDTQYKTFVCKMHDLMHDLAKNVTDECASIEELSQQKALLKGVCHMKTSKAEFERINGLCKGRKLRTLLAPSESWKDYKYNFPSKSHKDIKELQQVLASLRALNCSPSPIVICKAINGKHLRYLDLSGSDIVRLPDSICMLYNLQTLRLIDCQKLQQLAENMARLRKLTHLYLSGCGSLRSMSPNFGLLNNLHILTTFVVDTGDGLGIEQLKELQHLSNRLELLNLSKIKSGENAKEANLSQKKNISELLFSWDQERYDKPNGVEEVLQCLEPHSNIQKFEIRGYGGLQISQWMRKPQMFDSLRELAMSNCPRCKSIPVIWLSFSLEILSLYNMDNLTTLCNNLDVEGGGRITPLQIFPRLKKLCLIKLLNLEIWAENSVGESQMFKSLEELEMFDCPRCRSIPVIWFSVSLKILSLQKMDNLTTLCNNLDVKAGGCITPLQIFPRLKKMRLIRLPSLEIWAENSVGELSDNLVTFPVLEELEIKNCPKLASIPVIPIINDLSIVGVHSTAVGLVFMGIHLGSWPFLASLTLGSLEDIPMLPLEAQQSQSQMPLEKLERLYLEGPNSLVTSSGLSRSQLMVWKCFSLVEQLTIHRCSNLVRWPTEELRCLDRLRFLWIKKCDNLEGKTSSCEEETLPLSLEELLINDCHSVVTLPPNLGNLAKLRRLGLSHCIRLKALPDGMCGLISLRDLEIHGCPAVEKFPHGLLERLPALENISIFECPELGRRCREDGEYFHLLTSVPHKYIDF from the coding sequence ATGGCAGAGTCGCTGCTTCTCCCTCTAGTGCGTGGTGTGGCCGGCAAGGCTGCAGACGCACTTGTTGAGACCGTGACCCGCATGTGTGGCCTCGACGACGACCGCCGAACGCTGGAGCGCCATCTGCTAGCCGTTGAGTGCAAGCTGGCGAATGCTGAGGAGATGAGTGAGACAAACGGATATGTCAAGAGCTGGATGAAGGAGCTCAAGTCTGTCGCCTACGAGGCCGACGACGTGCTTGACGACTTCCAGTATGAGGCGCTGCGCCGCCAGTCTAAGATTGGCAAGTCCACTACCCACAAGGTACTTGGCTACATCACGCGCCAAAGCCCGTTGCTCTTCCGTTTTGAAATGAGCAGGAAACTCAAGAACGTCCTCGAGAAGATCAATAAGTTGGTTGAGGAGATGAACAAGTTTGGACTGGAGAATTCTGTCCATAGGGGGAAGCGACAAAATCCTTGCCGGCAGACACACTCAAAACTGGATGACTGTACCAAAATATTTGGAAGAGATGATGATAAGACGGTGGTGGTGAAGCAACTGCTGGGCCTGCAAGATCAGCAAAAGGTGCAGGTGTTGCCCATCTTTGGGATGGGTGGTCTTGGCAAGACGACTCTTGCTAAGATGGTGTACAATGAACGAGAGGTCCACGAACATTTTCAGTTGAAGATGTGGCACTGTGTGTCAGTAAATTTTGATATTattgaccttgtgaaagccatAGCTGAATTGGCCACAAATGGAAGTTCTGCCATGCTTGGCAGCATCGAACTATTGCAGAAGAAACTTGATGAAGTCATTGGCCAGAAAAGGTTTTTACTTGTTCTTGATGATGTATGGAATGAAGATAAGAGGATATGGGAGGATGAGTTGAAGCCACTATTGTGTTCTGTTGGTGGACCAGGAAGTGTTATAGTGGTTACATGTCGAAGTAAACAAGTGGCCTCTATAATGTGCACTGTCAAGCCACACGAGCTAGCATTTTTGAGTGAAGAAGGCTCATGGGAATTGTTTTCAAACAGAGCATTTAGCAATGGTGTAGATGAGCAACCAGAGTTAGTCACCATCGGAAGGCGTATTGTGAATAAATGTGGGGGGTTGCCTCTTGCTCTCAAGACAATGGGCGGATTGCTGAGTTCAAAGCAAAAAGTACAGGAGTGGAAGGCCATCGAAGAAAGTAACATCGGGGATAATGATGGAGGAAAATATGAGGTCATGCCCATACTGAAGTTAAGCTACAAATACCTATCATCTGAAATGAAGCAATGTTTTGCATTCTGTGCAGTCTTTCCCAAGGATTATGAGATGGAGAAGGATAGGTTGATCCAACTATGGATGGCAAATGGTTTTATTCAAGAAGAGGGAATAATGGATTTAGTACAGAAAGGAGAATTCATTTTTGATGAGTTGGTTTGGAGGTCCTTCCTCCAAGATAAGAAAGTGGCGATCAAATCTGCAATCTATCATGGTGACACACAATATAAGACATTTGTATGTAAAATGCATGACCTAATGCATGATCTAGCAAAAAATGTCACGGATGAGTGTGCAAGTATAGAAGAATTGTCTCAGCAGAAAGCATTGTTAAAAGGTGTTTGTCACATGAAAACATCAAAGGCTGAATTCGAACGAATCAATGGGTTATGCAAAGGCAGAAAACTCCGCACTTTGTTAGCTCCTTCAGAATCATGGAAGGATTATAAATATAATTTTCCGAGCAAATCACACAAGGATATTAAGGAGTTGCAACAGGTATTGGCATCACTAAGGGCATTGAATTGCTCCCCTTCTCCAATTGTCATTTGCAAGGCCATAAATGGAAAACATTTACGGTATCTTGACCTCTCTGGGTCTGACATCGTTAGGTTGCCAGATTCAATATGTATGTTGTATAACCTGCAAACACTGAGGCTGATAGATTGCCAGAAGTTGCAGCAGTTAGCAGAAAACATGGCAAGATTGAGAAAGCTCACCCATCTTTATCTTTCTGGTTGTGGTAGTCTTAGAAGTATGTCTCCAAACTTTGGTCTATTGAACAACCTTCACATATTAACGACATTTGTAGTGGATACCGGAGATGGCCTTGGCATAGAGCAGCTCAAAGAATTACAACACCTTAGCAATAGGTTGGAACTGTTGAATTTGAGCAAGATAAAGAGTGGTGAGAATGCAAAAGAAGCCAATCTTAGTCAGAAGAAAAATATAAGTGAGTTGTTGTTCTCTTGGGACCAAGAAAGGTATGATAAGCCTAATGGTGTGGAAGAAGTGCTCCAGTGTTTAGAACCTCATAGTAATATCCAAAAGTTCGAGATACGTGGATATGGTGGCCTACAAATATCACAATGGATGAGAAAGCCTCAGATGTTTGACTCCTTGAGAGAACTCGCAATGTCCAACTGTCCAAGGTGCAAGAGTATACCTGTAATATGGCTCTCATTCTCTCTAGAGATTTTGTCCTTATATAACATGGATAACCTGACAACATTATGTAATAACCTTGATGTGGAAGGTGGAGGACGCATTACCCCTCTGCAAATTTTCCCAAGGTTGAAGAAGCTGTGTTTGATAAAGTTACTAAACCTGGAGATATGGGCAGAAAATAGTGTAGGAGAGTCTCAGATGTTTAAAAGTTTGGAAGAACTCGAAATGTTCGACTGCCCAAGATGCAGGAGTATACCTGTCATATGGTTCTCGGTCTCTCTGAAAATTTTGTCCTTGCAGAAGATGGATAACCTGACCACATTATGTAATAACCTTGATGTCAAAGCCGGAGGATGCATTACCCCTCTTCAAATTTTTCCAAGGTTGAAGAAGATGAGGTTAATTAGGTTACCAAGCCTAGAAATATGGGCAGAAAATAGTGTGGGAGAGCTTAGTGATAACCTGGTAACATTCCCGGTGCTTGAAGAGCTAGAGATCAAAAATTGCCCCAAGCTTGCAAGTATTCCAGTGATCCCCATCATCAACGACTTGAGCATAGTTGGGGTTCACAGTACTGCAGTCGGCTTAGTTTTCATGGGCATCCATTTGGGCTCCTGGCCATTTCTCGCCAGCTTAACTCTTGGGTCTCTAGAAGACATACCCATGTTGCCTCTAGAAGCCCAGCAAAGTCAAAGTCAAATGCCTCTTGAAAAACTTGAGCGTTTGTATCTGGAAGGCCCCAACAGCTTGGTCACAAGCTCCGGATTGTCCAGATCACAGCTTATGGTTTGGAAGTGCTTTTCGTTGGTGGAACAGCTGACGATTCACAGATGCAGCAATCTTGTCCGCTGGCCAACAGAGGAGCTACGGTGCTTGGATCGCCTCCGCTTTCTATGGATAAAAAAATGTGACAACCTGGAGGGAAAGACTTCATCATGTGAGGAGGAAACCCTTCCACTGTCCCTGGAGGAGCTGTTGATTAACGACTGCCATAGTGTGGTGACACTGCCTCCGAACCTTGGAAATCTGGCCAAGCTGAGGAGGCTCGGTTTGAGTCACTGCATACGCCTGAAAGCGCTGCCTGATGGGATGTGTGGCCTCATTTCTCTTAGGGATTTGGAGATTCATGGCTGTCCAGCTGTGGAGAAATTCCCACACGGTCTCCTTGAGAGGTTGCCAGCCCTCGAAAACATAAGCATATTTGAATGCCCGGAGTTGGGAAGACGATGCAGAGAAGATGGGGAGTATTTCCACTTGCTCACCTCTGTCCCACATAAATACATTGATTTTTGA